Proteins encoded within one genomic window of Humulus lupulus chromosome 1, drHumLupu1.1, whole genome shotgun sequence:
- the LOC133834685 gene encoding uncharacterized protein LOC133834685: protein MTTKTKYSHVSNWIFYRAKARAKILLEGSVSEQYVILEDYCKMILATNPSITAIIKSNMVEGKMIFERVYICLKACKEGFRPGCRPLIGLDGCFLKGYCKGLLLAAVGIEATNSMYPIAYAVCEKENTNTWSWFLKLLKEDLDIDRPSQFVMMNDRQKGLENAIASIFEGAEVRNCVRHLHSNFKKDHPGLLLKQQLWAAAKTTTIPKFQKRMRELRETSENAYNWLALKTPSEWSRSHFNEMVKYDMLLNNLCESFNVAIVDARDKSIITLLENIRYWLMSQFFNKRESLKKWIHPVGKRILQVVERNKNIAKNCLTTRAATYQFQVNCPNNESFDVDLQKRTCSCRRFQLTGIPCGHALAAIWTSGAEIMDYIHECYKKETFLKAYAGIIYPMPSPKQWPETGLNPIYPPFETNLPGRPKKARRRESDELPPSSTKTRRFGQIHLCKKYK from the coding sequence ATGACAACTAAAACCAAGTACTCACATGTTTCCAATTGGATATTCTACAGGGCAAAGGCCAGAGCAAAAATATTGCTTGAAGGCAGTGTCTCTGAGCAGTATGTTATCTTGGAAGACTACTGCAAAATGATCTTGGCTACAAACCCAAGTATCACTGCCATCATCAAATCAAATATGGTAGAAGGAAAAATGATATTTGAAAGGGTATACATCTGCTTAAAAGCTTGTAAGGAAGGTTTCAGACCTGGTTGCAGACCACTCATTGGTCTTGATGGGTGCTTCCTCAAAGGGTATTGTAAAGGATTGCTTTTGGCTGCAGTAGGAATAGAAGCAACAAACTCAATGTATCCTATTGCTTATGCAGTTTGTGAGAAAGAAAACACTAACACTTGGTCTTGGTTTTTAAAATTGTTGAAGGAAGATCTAGATATTGACAGGCCTTCTCAGTTTGTTATGATGAACGATAGGCAGAAAGGGTTGGAGAATGCTATTGCTTCTATTTTTGAGGGTGCAGAGGTGAGAAATTGTGTTAGGCACTTGCATTCCAACTTCAAGAAAGACCACCCAGGTTTGTTATTGAAACAACAACTATGGGCAGCAGCAAAGACAACCACTATTCCAAAGTTTCAAAAGAGGATGAGAGAGTTAAGGGAAACTAGTGAAAATGCTTACAACTGGTTGGCACTAAAGACTCCATCCGAGTGGTCTAGGtcacattttaatgaaatggtgaAATATGATATGTTGTTAAACAACCTGTGCGAATCTTTTAATGTTGCAATAGTTGATGCTAGAGACAAGTCGATAATTACTTTGCTGGAAAATATTCGTTATTGGCTAATGAGTCAGTTTTTCAATAAGAGGGAAAGTTTGAAGAAGTGGATACATCCTGTGGGGAAAAGAATATTGCAAGTTGTGGAGAGGAACAAGAATATTGCCAAGAATTGTCTGACTACTAGGGCTGCAACTTATCAATTTCAAGTTAATTGCCCAAACAATGAGTCATTTGATGTTGATTTGCAAAAAAGGACTTGCAGTTGCCGAAGATTTCAACTCACTGGTATCCCATGTGGTCACGCATTGGCTGCCATATGGACAAGTGGGGCAGAGATAATGGACTATATCCATGAATGTTATAAGAAAGAGACATTTCTGAAAGCTTATGCAGGAATCATATACCCTATGCCAAGCCCAAAGCAGTGGCCAGAGACTGGTTTGAACCCTATATACCCACCTTTTGAAACTAATCTGCCAGGGAGACCAAAAAAGGCCAGAAGAAGAGAGTCTGATGAACTACCCCCAAGTTCAACAAAAACTCGAAGGTTTGGTCAAATCCACTTGTGCAAAAAGTACAAATAG